The genomic window GCCGCTCCTGGTCCTCCGAGCCGCCAGGGGGCGCGTTGGAGGCGCCCGCCCCTCTTGGCGGCGCTCTTGCCCGGCGGCGGAAGGCCGCTCGTCCGGCACGTGCCCATGGAGCCCGGCGGGTCCCGCCGCCTCAGGTGGGGCGGGCAGGGGGAGACCGGGGAGGCACCGGGGGGACCCGCGGTGAGGGGGCTGAGGAGGTACCGCGGGCAAGCGGAGGCACCGAGGGAGCCTGCGCCATGGGGGACCGGAGAAGCACTGGGGGGAACCGTGGTACCGGGGAAAAGGAGGCACCGCGGGGAACCTCCGATGAGGGGGCCGGGGAGATACCGGGGCGACCCGCGGTACGAGGGGAAACACCGGTACGGGGATCCGGTGTGGCCACCGGAGTACGGGAGGACCGGGCACTGCAGTCCGGGGTGCCCCGGCTCTGCCCGCGGCCCGGAGCCCCGGTACTGGGGCTGTCGGCCGCTCTCCCGTCCCTCAGCGCCCCGCTGTCGCCCCGCAGCACGGCGGAGCAGCCGGAGGGTCGGCAGGCCCCGCGGAGGCCCCGCGGGCAGAAGGATTTCGTCCCCGACGGCTCGGCCCGGCAGGCCGAGAGGCTGCGGCGCTGCTGCGAGGAGCAGTGGCGGCTGCTGTCCGAGGAGCGCCCGGAGCGGCCGTAAGTCTGTCCCGGGAGCGGCGCTGGGAATGGCTTTTCCCTGGAAGGGGGGATGCCGGCGGGCAGAGCACAGCTCGGGGGTTACGGCAGGATCGAGCTGTTGGTAGCAGGAGGTGTTGGTCAGCACAGTAAGACCCCCGCAGTTCACATGCGGTCAGTGCCCGGGTTGGAGCAGCAACAGTGCGACACAGcctggctgtccctgcaggagcacGGGGACATGCTGGCACACCTGTGGGTTCAGAAAGTCCCTCACAGGGCTCTTGGTTTTCACAGGGGTGTGTATAATCCTGTAGCCTTTGCAGCCACTGCCTTCTTGGGCATAATCCATGTTACAGAGTGTCTTGTTGATGCTCCTGTGTGGCCTTGTGCAGATTTGACCAGGGGCCAGTGTCCCTGGTTTATCAGTTTTTGTGGTTTCAACAATGCTGCCAGACTTTGGAGCTTATCACTTGGGAGACACTCACACCTGCTTCTCAACACATACTTTCTCTGCTTGGCCTGCAGCTattaatttttccctgtgagtcCCTGTGGGTGGGGTGCGGTGATTTGAGGATgtcttggcagcagctgagtatgatacagaatcacagaatggtttgggtcagaagggaccttagagatcatcacCCCATTGGAATCCCTGCTGTGGgtaaggacaccttccactagaccagattgctcagacccccatccagcctggccatgaacacttccaggaatatggcagccacagcttctctggatgACCTGTGTTAGTTCCTCAATATCCACATAGCCTGGCTCAGGCCATGCATCTCCAGCAGGCTGCTGTAGCCTAGGGACATGCCTCTGTGGTGCTGACCAAAGACACTTTTAACTGGTTGGTGATGACACACTGGTGCTGCTAGATCCAGGGGATGATGTCCTTCTAATGCCTTGTAAAAATGCCACCTGGAAATTTCCTGCCTTTTGACACCTTCCTGAGCTTGCTGTGTTGCTACACTAGGAGTTGATTGTAGAAATCACAAGTGGTAAAAAACTAATCTTTAACCTTCTCAGGGGGAATCTGGTGAAAGCTGAGTGGAAGCCAGAACAGGGCATCGTGGAGCTGAAGTCCCCTGCGGTGAGTGCTACAGAGTGTGCTCAGTGCCATCATCTCCTGCTGCCTCACAGATTCTTTAATTTACTTCTTGCAATGGGAGGGAGCCTGGCTGTCAGCAGGGAACAGCCAGAGCCCATCAGGGATTTGTGCTCCTGTTCCAGGGGAAGTTCTGGCACACCATGGGGTTCTCGGAACGAGGCAAACAGTGTCTGCTGCCCGAGGAAGCTCTGTACCTGCTGGAGTGTGTAAGTAGGGCCGAGGCACTGGGTCCTCACTGAACGATTGGAGGAGCTGTAGCAACTGATAAACACCTGATTCTCAAGGGATTGTCTCTTTTAGTGTATTGCTGATGGAGCTGTTTGTCACCAGGTGTGGGTTCTTACCTTGTACTCTCAAGCAGCCTCTGTGTCACTGACAGCGTGTCTTAGTTGGATCTGTGGCTGGTTCATTCATCTTAAGCAGAGATCTTTGGGGTTGCTGCTTGGGATTTCTTCCCAGTACATATGGCAGAACGAAATTTAAGTGTGGTAGACAGAGTAGTGAGACCATGTTGTGTTCAGTGCTTCTCTGCTTGCAGAAATGCTGCTTAGGGCTCAGCTGGATTTCTTTGCGGTAGAGAGggtctttttttgtctttccacCAAAGCCTGTTATCAGTACAATTGGTGCATTGATGTAAAGGGAACTTTTATCCCTTAGCAAAACAAACAGATTGTGAGTGTCTGATGCCATCCTTTAAATCCTGACAGCAAAGGTGGGGCTTTTTTACCCCTGGCATTCTGACAAATAGTTTGTAAACAAATTGATGGCAATAAAATAGTTTAGTCAGATGCTGAGtacaaaatccccccaaaagcAGAAAAGCCCAGTGAGGTGCCTTCAGCCTATCTCATGGGAAAGGTGTGGTTCctagggttttgttttctttatgagTAAACACcatctaaaaaaaaacaaaaaggaggaaaaagaggtgTAGCTTAAAACAGTCTCCTGGAGGTAATTTGTTATTCCCTGGAGAAGTTACCTATGGGATCTCTGGATCTGTGAAGAAAGTAAATGCTTCTGAGGAGGCACCAATTGATGCCTCCTGAAGCTGCTGTTGATTCTTCTGCTCCAGTTCTCAGTTATGCTAGTTGTAAGTACTTTTGTTGTTGTGCTGTGTTCTGAATCACTCAGATCATCAAAGTTAAATTATCTCTCAAAGCAGTGATTATTTTATCAGTTGAGCATTTTGCTCCCAGCTGCATCCTCCAAACagatgcaggagctggagcaggaattGAGAGCTGTGGGTGGGAACTTCTTACCTGGCTGATAAAACCAGGGTATGGGGGAACTGGGTATGGGAGAGGGACTGAAAGTAATCCAGGTGGCACATGGGCAGAGATGAATATCATTTCAAGGAGGGTGCTGGGACCAGCTGTCAGGACCAGTAGGAAAGGACTGGTGTGAGCTTGCATAGATTTGTTCCTGTGACTCTCACACCAATCTTCTGCCCTGCAGGGCTCTGTCCAGCTCTTTTACAGGGATCTGCCCCTGTCAGTCCAGGAAGCCTACGAgaccctgctgtgccaggaggcAATGAGCCTGTCACATTACCAGGTGTGTTGGGACCTCCAGCTGTTGCAGGAGGATGAAGGCAGAAAGCCCAGCCTCTGCCACACAAGCTCTTCCAGTGGCTGGAAGCAGGGTAGGATGATCTGGGAGGGAAGTCATCCTCAGTTGTTCCCATCTTCCAGATGTTCAATTCCTGTTTCCCCACCTTTGCTTTGGGTCCTAACCCTGgcattttctcttctgccaCTGCCCCACTGTGTTCACACAGTCATAATGGAACTGAAGTAAATAGTTTGTGTTTAGGGCTGTCATTTAACCTtattgctttcctttcctctaaGGTGTTCAGCCACTTGAAGCAACTGGGTTATATTGTACTGAGATTCAACCCCAGGTAACCAACTTTTCCTTCCCGTGCTGCTTTATCCTTCCTGAAGACCCTGAGACTCTCTGTACCCACTGCCTGGCCCCAGGGAGTGGCAGAGAAGAGGACTTTGGCCCTGCATTCTACCTCTTGGGAGGATTAAAGGCTAAAAGTGGCACTCTACCCTTCCTTGCTCCTCCCTCCTAAGGAGGTGATTGGGAACATGAAATGGGGCATGAACTGAGGGCCATACTGGTCCCACCTGGGCATTTTCTGTACCTTTGGTTGCTGTATCCTGGGGGCTGAGCAGAAGGCAGTTCCACTACCTCGCCCTGCTCTCAGCCTCTGTGTTGGTCTCTCCTTCCAGCACTGTCCCGTCTCCCTACGAGAGGCAGCTGAACCTGGAAAGTCACTGCAAGAGCTCTGGGAAACACCAttgcaagaggaggaggagttcCAGCCCCCAGTAAGGATGTGGCCCAAAGTCTTCTCCCACCCTCTTCAGGCCACGCTGGctcaggagcagctgctttgctgcagtgtCCCCAGGCCCTCCTGCTGGGGGTGACCTTGTCTGGCACAGTTGCTCTTGGCTGTCCCCAAGCAGTGCAGCGCTTTTCCTGAACGCTTTGCAGTGTTCCCTTTTGTCGTGTGTGTGCTTCATGCCAGGGTTAAGAGGGGCAAATTGCCCTCAATCCCCCAGCTGTGGTGCTGAGATGCCACAAGAGAAGGGTAGAGaggtcagtgcagaagaaaCACGTCAGGTGCCTTCTCCTACCCTTTTTTAGCAGGAGCACAGCTACCACAGTGCACATCTCTCACCCACCTCCTCAGTCCAACTTATCTGCCAAGACTcaacagcagagagcagagttGCATCCTGGGGCTTGCACATGTCCAAAACATCACCACAAACTGACAATAAGTAATTTTGCTCATAATTCTGACAGTTCCCAGGAGGTGGCGTCAGCCTTTCAGAAACGGGAGGATGAGGCTGGGGAGTCCCTGTTAACAGTAAATCAGTGCCCGAGGAATTGTGGAACTGTAGGAACTGTGAGATTAAACTGCTGGTCTAAGAACTGCCCTGTCTTCTCTGGAATCAGGGTCTGAATCTCACACCAGTAAGAGGTGCTGGCAGCCAGGTTTCTGCCTGGTCTGCGCTGCTTTGGCTGAAGTCCATCATGTTTGCATGGAGGTGTTTGGGTCAGTGTCTGGGGTGTGGACCTGGCATGGCAGGTTGGGAACATTGTCTATACAAATCAAGGCTGGGATTCTCTTGGGCATTGAAGTCAAACCTTGTGCAGGACTTCTCAGAAGTTTATTCTGCATTTGGCATTCACTGCTTAGTTTTGgcctgctttttttcttttctcatttgtcTCACAAACCAGGAGGTTGTTGTCAAGGATTTGCAGACCTGTCTGGGGGTTCCTGCCACCTTTGCTGTCCTTCCTTCAGGCTTGGCAGACTGCATTCTTCCTGTtagcagggagcaggcaggattTAAATTAAGTTCTACCACATGCTCTTCCTGAATTTTTTACTGTTCCTTTGTCTTTAGGTCGCATGAGAAGAAATGTAAAGTATCTGAGGACCTTCCAGAAGCTGAAGGGACCTCCAGCAAAGATGGAGATGACTGTGGAGACTCCATTCCCATGGATGAAAAGGCTTTGTCAGTGCAGCCAAAGGAATCAGATGCTGGCAGTGCAGAGGGAGAGTCAATGCCAGTTCCCCTTGATACAGGACAAAAGCACTCTCTGAGCTTCTCCAGCAGGCAGGTTGGAGACCACAAGGAGAGCAGTACTGGTACCCATGCACCCCGCTGGGATTTTACCACCATCACCTTTCCCAACGTGGCCCCAGACCAGCCATGCACACATCTGCCCTCCCCTGACAACAGGCTTCTGCCAGAGAACGTGCCGGGCAGGGAGGTGGATGCAGCTTCCTGGTGCACACGGATCAACCAGAAGCAGGAGAAGCTGTCACGGAAGGAGAGGAAGCAatgggagagggagagcaggTACAAGAGCAGTGTCAACGCCGACCAGGAGGTGAGACGCTGCTCCAACTGGCAGGAGTACAAAGCCCTCTTGGAGCAGAGGAGACAGCAGAGGGTTTGGAAACGACCGTCACACCTGTGGGACCAAGCTGTCACACCACTGCTGCGGCCAGAAGAAGTGACCTCGCCAGGTAGTGGCTCTGGGAACTGGGACCGttctctccctcccagccctgtgaaAGAGTGCCTGGTATGCAGCAGCAAACGGGATCACATGGAGAAACTGAACATCAGTTTTGGGGACAGTACTTTGAGCAGGAGAATCTTTCTATAGCCCACTCAAGTGCCAGGATAAACAGGCCTTGGGAGGTCTTCTAATCCATTCCCCATGTCCTACTGTATTTCAGTCCTTCCTGCTGGGCTGTTAGACATGTGGAGTCAGGGCCAGCAAGATGCAAAGCAACTGCAGAACGTCTGGGCTGTGTGCTGGGAGGAGACAAGGAAGTTGAGGTCTTTGAAGTAGCCAGTGGTGACTGTGGAGCTGCCAACCATTGTCGGAGGAGGAAGGCTTGTGGGTGGTGTAGAGTGTTTGGAGTGCCCTGGGAGGGAAATTGGTGGTCTGATCCTTTCCCGTTCCTTCTCCCTCCAGCTGCGCTCCTCCAGCAGATCAGTGTGCTGCAGCCCTCCCACATCCTGGATGGAGCCTCCCGGTTAGTATCCAGCCAGTCAGCTTGGAGCTGTTGGGGAGCGGGAGTGTCTTGTGACTGTCCCTGCTTGTGAGGTCTGTGaggtgctcccagcagcagtttGGGAGCTGCCTCACATGCTGCCAGGGTGCCGAGAGGATACAGTGCTCTGCCCCATGACCCCCTTGCATTTCTAGTGAGGGGGTACATTTCCATGCAGTACCGCCTCCTGCAGCAACAGAGCCAGGGCTTTCCAGGCCAGTTAAAACAGCAGAGTTGCTCTCTTACCctgcccttccctctctgcaccCCAGCCAGGTATCTCCTCCAGAGGTTTGATTGGGTTTCACCTATGCCTCgtccctggaatgtgctgccaTCCCTGCTACAGTGGTTATAAAACCTTGGCTTTGGGACTTTTggttctgctcctgcctcagaGTCTGTGGTGCTTGTGTGCAGTCCCTGCAGtgcttttctcctgtctttgtTAGTGCTGCTTCTTGCAAGGCTGTGGGGTAGATGTGAGCCAGGATCTTGCTCTGGTCTGACTACGGGAAAGCTCtggaaagtaaataaaacagTTGCAAGGTCAGTCCTTTGAGGAGTGAAACCTATCAAGGGACCCAAATTAGTCAGGCCTCAGGAGTTTTTGCTCCctcttttctctgctgtatCCATACCCTGCAGTGTTTCGATCCTATACTGTGTGGGTGTGTTCCCCtgcaggctgcaggaggacccAGAGGCCATGAAGATAGACTTCAACGTGTATCAAGCAGATGCCGTGTCCAAGTTTAAGAAGACAAACCCTGGGAAGCCCCATGTCAGGATGTGTGTTCGGAGGTACCCATTGCAGTTGTTGTTGTGGAAACGAAGTCCTAATGATCTGTAAATGACCCAGCATTTTGTGAGCTTTACAGATCATCAGAGTGTCTCCCTTGAGGGTGGTCCTgcccaggattttttttttttttttcccctttcagttCCTCCTCCTTTGTTGGAGGCTGTGGCTGACaattcctctccttctcccccgCCCTTGCATTCAACCCACACTATTTGGTCATCTGGTTGCTGCTCATGTCTGAATATTATGGGAGTCAGGAGAAAGAAGCCACAGCTTTTATGCAATGCTTGTGAAATTCAGGTAGAACCcagtgctgagggagctgaatCCTCAAGTCAGTGCCGATCACTGTGATTTCTGCAGAGATGAATGTCCCCAGAGCTTGCTACAGGCTCTGAGCCATGGGTTCAGTATTTTGATCCTTGTCAAGTGTAACTTTAAGATCACTAGGAACAGAGGGTAGGTGTCCCCTTTCTTACAGGATCCAGAACCTGATACTTAAACTCCATAGCTAGGTACAAAGTTcagtttctgccttttctcattttgctttACTAAAactgtccctctgctctctgcagctgtagTAGACAGAGCAAGGAAGGTGGTAATGCAGTTTTATCAAGGTATGTCATGAGCCAGTAGGATGATCCTTGttgcattaatattttcattgatGAACAAACAGACTCTGCAGAAtcaaaaggagggaaaagcaggTCAGATGTTGATCCCAGCAACCTAAAGATCTTCCCAGCACAAAGGTATTAAGATTGCAGTGGATTGGCCATTTGCCAATATCCCTGTGAGCTGCATCTAATGGGCGCAGCATGGAGCAGTGTGCAGTTATCCTTGTTTTTGGCAAAGGATTCAACAGCTCCCAGTTCCCAGCATGCTGGGTACTCACTCTCAGGGCTGGCAGCCTCCTGCTTGTACTGAAATGGGTGGGGAGGATCACTACCAGCTCGTCAGGCCAAAGGGAGCTG from Corvus hawaiiensis isolate bCorHaw1 chromosome 19, bCorHaw1.pri.cur, whole genome shotgun sequence includes these protein-coding regions:
- the TSEN54 gene encoding tRNA-splicing endonuclease subunit Sen54 isoform X1, which codes for MEPGGSRRLSTAEQPEGRQAPRRPRGQKDFVPDGSARQAERLRRCCEEQWRLLSEERPERPGNLVKAEWKPEQGIVELKSPAGKFWHTMGFSERGKQCLLPEEALYLLECGSVQLFYRDLPLSVQEAYETLLCQEAMSLSHYQVFSHLKQLGYIVLRFNPSTVPSPYERQLNLESHCKSSGKHHCKRRRSSSPQSHEKKCKVSEDLPEAEGTSSKDGDDCGDSIPMDEKALSVQPKESDAGSAEGESMPVPLDTGQKHSLSFSSRQVGDHKESSTGTHAPRWDFTTITFPNVAPDQPCTHLPSPDNRLLPENVPGREVDAASWCTRINQKQEKLSRKERKQWERESRYKSSVNADQEVRRCSNWQEYKALLEQRRQQRVWKRPSHLWDQAVTPLLRPEEVTSPAALLQQISVLQPSHILDGASRLQEDPEAMKIDFNVYQADAVSKFKKTNPGKPHVRMCVRSCSRQSKEGGNAVLSSFDEQIPSLRALKQVTYLSGDVPLVFALVDHGEITFYSLKEFKLPIDVNH
- the TSEN54 gene encoding tRNA-splicing endonuclease subunit Sen54 isoform X2, encoding MEPGGSRRLSTAEQPEGRQAPRRPRGQKDFVPDGSARQAERLRRCCEEQWRLLSEERPERPGNLVKAEWKPEQGIVELKSPAGKFWHTMGFSERGKQCLLPEEALYLLECGSVQLFYRDLPLSVQEAYETLLCQEAMSLSHYQVFSHLKQLGYIVLRFNPSTVPSPYERQLNLESHCKSSGKHHCKRRRSSSPQSHEKKCKVSEDLPEAEGTSSKDGDDCGDSIPMDEKALSVQPKESDAGSAEGESMPVPLDTGQKHSLSFSSRQVGDHKESSTGTHAPRWDFTTITFPNVAPDQPCTHLPSPDNRLLPENVPGREVDAASWCTRINQKQEKLSRKERKQWERESRYKSSVNADQEVRRCSNWQEYKALLEQRRQQRVWKRPSHLWDQAVTPLLRPEEVTSPAALLQQISVLQPSHILDGASRLQEDPEAMKIDFNVYQADAVSKFKKTNPGKPHVRMCVRSFDEQIPSLRALKQVTYLSGDVPLVFALVDHGEITFYSLKEFKLPIDVNH